A genomic segment from Aliidongia dinghuensis encodes:
- a CDS encoding prepilin peptidase encodes MTVPPAEDALVPDWLAYVLAPFIGSFMGVLIRRLPADLPIGNARSRCDHCGTRLGVRDLVPLLSWLANRGRCRHCGKPIGEFYPLVELAALGVALWAGTIDVGAALWLDCLLGWTLVTLAWIDAEHLLLPDVLTLPLILAGLGAAWVLEWPPIVDAAAGASVGYVVFRLVALAYRQIRGREGLGAGDAKLLAVAGAWLGWQALGDVVLGGALAGLLWYFIARPANTATENLAADAAPGPVELPFGPALAVAIWVVRLYGPFLGLF; translated from the coding sequence ATGACAGTGCCACCCGCGGAGGATGCATTGGTTCCGGATTGGCTGGCCTATGTGCTGGCGCCCTTCATCGGCAGCTTCATGGGCGTGCTGATCCGCCGGCTGCCGGCCGACCTGCCGATCGGCAACGCGCGCTCGCGCTGTGACCATTGCGGGACCCGGCTCGGCGTCCGCGACCTTGTGCCGCTGCTGAGCTGGCTCGCGAACCGGGGGCGCTGCCGGCATTGCGGCAAGCCGATCGGGGAATTCTATCCGCTGGTCGAACTCGCGGCGCTGGGCGTGGCGCTCTGGGCCGGCACGATCGACGTGGGGGCGGCACTCTGGCTCGACTGCCTGCTCGGCTGGACGCTGGTGACGCTCGCCTGGATCGACGCCGAGCATCTGCTGCTGCCCGACGTTCTGACCCTGCCGTTGATCCTGGCCGGCCTGGGGGCCGCCTGGGTGCTCGAATGGCCGCCGATCGTCGATGCCGCCGCAGGGGCGTCGGTCGGCTACGTCGTCTTCCGGCTGGTGGCGCTTGCTTATCGGCAGATCCGCGGGCGCGAAGGTCTCGGTGCCGGCGATGCGAAGCTGCTCGCGGTCGCCGGCGCCTGGCTCGGCTGGCAGGCGCTCGGCGACGTGGTGCTGGGCGGTGCGCTCGCCGGGCTGCTCTGGTACTTCATCGCCCGGCCGGCGAATACCGCGACGGAGAATCTTGCGGCGGATGCAGCGCCAGGTCCGGTCGAGCTGCCGTTCGGGCCGGCGCTCGCCGTTGCAATCTGGGTTGTGCGGCTTTACGGGCCGTTTCTCGGTCTCTTTTAA
- a CDS encoding Spy/CpxP family protein refolding chaperone: MFRAFRPATRAVAAAALLSGIAVVGSALAQTSPAAPVPAAAPATPAPAAVPPTTSPTTAAAPAAAAPTAQATKHSARVEAHIADLKKRLKITDAESKQWDDFAQVMRDNGTAMETALQERDASKGISAVQDLQSYAKIAQTHADGVQKLAAAFQPLYDSLSPEQKKNADTIFEQRRHGRTEHEPAKKKS, encoded by the coding sequence ATGTTCCGAGCATTTCGTCCAGCGACCCGGGCGGTCGCCGCTGCGGCTCTGTTGAGCGGCATCGCCGTCGTAGGGTCGGCGCTGGCCCAGACGTCGCCTGCTGCGCCGGTGCCGGCTGCCGCTCCGGCGACCCCCGCGCCTGCCGCTGTGCCGCCCACCACGTCGCCCACGACCGCCGCAGCACCGGCCGCGGCCGCGCCGACCGCCCAGGCCACCAAGCATTCGGCCCGCGTCGAGGCCCATATCGCCGACCTCAAGAAGCGGCTCAAGATCACGGACGCTGAGAGCAAGCAGTGGGACGATTTCGCTCAGGTGATGCGCGACAACGGTACCGCCATGGAGACGGCCTTGCAGGAGCGTGACGCGAGCAAGGGCATCAGCGCCGTGCAGGACCTGCAGTCCTACGCCAAGATCGCGCAGACCCACGCCGACGGGGTGCAGAAGCTCGCGGCCGCGTTCCAGCCGCTCTACGACAGCCTGTCGCCGGAGCAGAAGAAGAACGCCGACACGATCTTCGAGCAGCGGCGGCACGGCCGGACGGAGCACGAGCCCGCCAAAAAGAAGTCCTGA
- a CDS encoding DMT family transporter: protein MTESAVPIAKAGPAASISPTASISMERTAERQSDDPVRGIMLIVAAMVFFSMSDATAKFLGQRIPPIEVVWLRYAGFTILMVPALIRHPSRLRSAAPLLQIGRGLGLLGSALFFTSGLRYLAMADATAMSFVSPLFITALSIPVLKEKVGIRRWSAIVVGLVGVLIVVRPGTSTFNPASVLPLLSSVSWAFGIVLTRKMTQGSDHTVTTLAYAAITGLVVTSLILPFIWEPPSWQVVALGGFIACVSTTAQWLVVLGYRRASASVLAPFSYTQLVWSSLAGFLLFDMIPDSLTLVGASIIIASGLYTAHRERIVARQRLAGSA, encoded by the coding sequence ATGACCGAGAGCGCCGTCCCGATCGCCAAGGCCGGTCCTGCCGCATCGATATCGCCCACAGCATCGATATCGATGGAGCGCACGGCGGAGCGCCAGTCGGACGATCCGGTCCGCGGCATCATGCTGATCGTCGCCGCCATGGTGTTCTTCTCCATGTCCGACGCCACGGCCAAGTTCCTGGGCCAGCGCATCCCGCCGATCGAGGTGGTATGGCTGCGCTATGCCGGCTTCACGATCCTGATGGTGCCGGCCCTGATCCGGCACCCGTCCCGCCTCCGCTCCGCCGCCCCGTTGCTGCAGATCGGCCGCGGCCTCGGCCTCTTGGGCTCGGCGCTGTTCTTCACTTCGGGCCTGCGCTATCTCGCCATGGCCGACGCCACCGCCATGAGCTTCGTCTCGCCGCTGTTCATCACGGCGCTCTCGATCCCGGTGCTGAAGGAAAAGGTCGGCATCCGGCGCTGGAGTGCCATCGTGGTCGGCCTCGTCGGCGTGCTGATCGTGGTCAGGCCCGGCACCAGCACCTTCAACCCGGCCTCGGTCCTGCCGCTCTTGTCCTCGGTCAGCTGGGCTTTCGGCATCGTGCTCACCCGCAAGATGACCCAGGGCAGCGACCACACGGTGACGACGCTCGCCTATGCCGCGATCACCGGCTTGGTCGTGACGAGCCTGATCCTGCCGTTCATCTGGGAACCGCCCAGCTGGCAAGTGGTGGCACTCGGCGGCTTCATCGCCTGCGTCTCGACCACGGCGCAATGGCTGGTCGTGCTGGGCTACCGCCGGGCCAGCGCCTCGGTGCTGGCGCCGTTCTCCTATACCCAGCTCGTCTGGTCGAGCCTCGCGGGCTTCCTCCTGTTCGACATGATCCCGGACAGCCTGACGCTCGTCGGCGCCAGTATCATCATCGCAAGCGGCCTCTACACCGCCCATCGCGAGCGCATCGTCGCGCGCCAGCGACTGGCCGGCAGCGCCTGA
- a CDS encoding ABC transporter substrate-binding protein, translating into MTKGETMDLRAMMPSALLLLALMALPGTATGADAPPAVTNVEAPSAVKIGILTDESGIYAEAGGPGNVVAARLAIADAGGTVLSRPIELLDADHKNDPAVGTQILTGWFYDGVDAVAGLSTSSVALAAQQIGRARDKTLLIAGAPDSDLIGTACAATSTHWAEDTYALARSTAEAVVPSGGDSWFFVTVDHAFGLAMERDANEAARALGALVLGRVRHPLGTADFSAVINAAKASHAKIVALADAGADLEHMIQQAGAAHLDAGGQTLAGLLVYLTDIHAVGLAAAQRLYVTEGFYWDQNDAARAFAKRFETEMHRMPTKQQAATYASVRHYLAAVAAAGTTEARAVNAEMRSLPIDFFGRPATIRPDGQVAYDLTLYQVKSPAESQYPWDYLKKVRDIPAARAFRPVAEGGCPLVK; encoded by the coding sequence ATGACGAAGGGGGAAACCATGGATCTGCGGGCGATGATGCCGTCCGCTTTGCTGCTGCTCGCGCTGATGGCGCTTCCAGGCACGGCGACCGGCGCCGATGCGCCGCCGGCGGTCACGAATGTCGAAGCACCGTCCGCGGTCAAGATCGGCATCCTGACCGACGAGAGCGGCATCTATGCCGAGGCCGGCGGCCCCGGCAATGTCGTGGCGGCGCGGCTTGCGATCGCCGATGCCGGCGGCACGGTCCTCAGCCGCCCGATCGAGCTGCTCGACGCCGACCACAAGAACGACCCCGCCGTCGGCACCCAGATCCTGACGGGCTGGTTCTACGATGGCGTCGACGCAGTCGCCGGCCTCTCGACCTCGAGCGTGGCGCTCGCCGCCCAGCAGATCGGGCGCGCCCGCGACAAGACCCTGCTGATCGCCGGCGCGCCGGATTCCGACCTCATCGGCACGGCCTGCGCCGCGACCTCGACCCATTGGGCCGAGGATACCTATGCGCTCGCCCGCAGCACGGCAGAGGCGGTCGTGCCGAGCGGCGGCGACAGCTGGTTCTTCGTCACGGTCGATCACGCGTTCGGCCTGGCCATGGAGCGTGACGCGAACGAGGCCGCACGCGCCTTGGGCGCGCTCGTGCTGGGCCGCGTGCGGCATCCGCTGGGCACGGCCGACTTCTCGGCGGTTATCAATGCGGCCAAGGCATCGCATGCCAAGATCGTGGCGCTGGCCGACGCGGGTGCCGACCTCGAGCACATGATCCAGCAGGCCGGTGCGGCCCATCTCGATGCCGGCGGACAGACGCTGGCGGGGCTGCTCGTCTACCTGACCGACATCCATGCCGTCGGCCTCGCGGCGGCACAGCGGCTCTATGTGACCGAGGGCTTCTATTGGGACCAGAACGACGCGGCGCGCGCCTTCGCCAAACGCTTCGAGACCGAGATGCACCGGATGCCGACGAAGCAGCAGGCGGCGACCTATGCCTCGGTCCGCCACTACCTGGCAGCGGTGGCGGCAGCCGGCACGACCGAGGCGCGCGCCGTCAACGCCGAGATGCGTAGCCTTCCCATCGATTTCTTCGGCCGCCCGGCGACGATCCGGCCCGACGGCCAGGTCGCCTATGACCTGACGCTCTACCAGGTCAAGAGCCCGGCGGAATCGCAGTACCCGTGGGACTATCTGAAGAAGGTGCGCGACATCCCGGCGGCGCGCGCGTTCCGGCCGGTCGCGGAAGGCGGCTGCCCGCTCGTGAAATAG